Proteins from one Rhinopithecus roxellana isolate Shanxi Qingling chromosome 20, ASM756505v1, whole genome shotgun sequence genomic window:
- the ATXN1L gene encoding ataxin-1-like, with translation MKPVHERSQECLPPKKRDLPVTSEDMGRTTSCSANHTPSSDASEWSRGVVVAGQSQAGTRVSLGGDGAEAITGLTVDQYGMLYKVAVPPATFSPTGLPSVVNMSPLPPTFNVASSLIQHPGIHYPPIHYAQLPSTSLQFIGSPYSLPYAVPPNFLPSPLLSPSANLATSHLPHFVPYASLLAEGATSPPQAPSPAHSFNKAPSATSPPGQLPHHSSTQPLDLAPGRMPIYYQMSRLPAGYTLHEPPPAGASPVLTPQESQSALEAAAANGGQRPRERNLVRRESEALDSPNSKGEGQGLGPVVECVVDGQLFSGSQTPRVEVAAPAHRGTPDTDLEVQRVVGALASQDYCVVAAQRKEEPSPLNLSHHPPDHQGEGRGSARNPAELAEKNQARGFYPQSHQEPVKHRPLPKAMVVANGNLVPTGTDSGLLPVGSEILVASSLDVQARATFPDKEPTPPPITSSHLPSHFMKGAIIQLATGELKRVEDLQTQDFVRSAEVSGGLKIDSSTVVDIQESQWPGFVMLHFVVGEQQSKVSIEVPPEHPFFVYGQGWSSCSPGRTTQLFSLPCHRLQVGDVCISISLQSLNSNSVSQASCAPPGQLGPPRERPERTVLGPRELCDSEGKSQPAGEGSHVVEPSQPEPGAQACWPTPSFQRYGMQGEEARAALLRPSFIPQEVKLSIEGRSNAGK, from the coding sequence ATGAAACCTGTTCATGAGAGGAGTCAGGAATGCCTTCCACCAAAGAAACGAGACCTCCCCGTGACCAGCGAGGATATGGGGAGAACTACCAGCTGCTCCGCTAACCACACACCCTCCAGTGATGCTTCTGAATGGTCCCGAGGGGTTGTGGTGGCTGGGCAGAGCCAGGCAGGAACCAGAGTCAGCCTGGGGGGTGATGGAGCTGAGGCCATCACCGGTCTGACAGTGGACCAGTATGGCATGCTGTATAAGGTGGCTGTGCCACCTGCCACCTTCTCACCAACTGGCCTCCCGTCTGTGGTGAATATGAGCCCCTTGCCCCCGACGTTTAATGTAGCGTCTTCACTAATTCAACATCCAGGCATCCACTATCCCCCAATCCACTATGCTCAGCTCCCATCCACCTCACTGCAGTTCATTGGGTCTCCTTATAGCCTTCCCTATGCTGTGCCACCTAATTTCCTACCGAGTCCCCTGCTGTCTCCTTCTGCCAACCTTGCCACCTCTCACCTTCCACACTTTGTGCCATATGCCTCACTTCTGGCAGAAGGAGCCACTTCTCCCCCACAGGCTCCCTCCCCGGCCCACTCATTTAACAAAGctccctctgccacctccccacCTGGGCAATTGCCACATCATTCAAGTACTCAGCCGCTGGACCTTGCTCCAGGTCGGATGCCCATTTATTATCAGATGTCCAGGCTACCTGCTGGGTATACTTTGCATGAACCCCCTCCAGCAGGCGCCAGCCCAGTTCTTACCCCTCAGGAGAGCCAGTCTGCTCTGGAAGCAGCTGCTGCAAATGGAGGACAGAGACCGCGAGAACGAAATTTAGTAAGACGGGAAAGTGAAGCCCTTGACTCCCCCAACAGCAAGGGTGAAGGCCAGGGACTGGGGCCAGTGGTAGAATGTGTGGTGGATGGACAGTTGTTTTCAGGTTCTCAGACTCCACGGGTGGAGGTAGCGGCACCAGCACACCGGGGGACCCCGGACACCGACCTTGAGGTCCAGCGAGTGGTTGGCGCTTTAGCTTCTCAGGACTATTGTGTGGTGGCAGCTCAGAGGAAGGAGGAACCCAGCCCCCTCAACCTATCCCATCATCCCCCCGACCATCAGGGTGAGGGGCGAGGGTCAGCCAGGAACCCTGCGGAGCTGGCAGAGAAAAATCAGGCCCGTGGGTTCTACCCTCAGTCCCATCAGGAACCAGTAAAACATAGACCTTTACCCAAAGCAATGGTTGTAGCCAATGGCAACCTGGTGCCCACTGGAACTGACTCAGGCCTGCTGCCTGTGGGCTCGGAGATCCTGGTAGCATCAAGTCTGGACGTGCAGGCCAGAGCCACCTTCCCAGACAAAGAGCCAACGCCGCCCCCCATTACCTCCTCCCACTTGCCTTCCCATTTCATGAAAGGCGCCATCATCCAGCTGGCTACGGGAGAGCTGAAGCGGGTGGAGGACCTCCAGACCCAGGATTTTGTGCGCAGTGCCGAAGTGAGTGGGGGGCTGAAGATTGACTCTAGCACGGTCGTGGACATTCAGGAGAGCCAATGGCCTGGATTTGTCATGCTACATTTTGTGGTTGGTGAGCAGCAGAGCAAAGTGAGCATCGAGGTGCCCCCCGAGCACCCCTTCTTTGTATATGGCCAGGGTTGGTCCTCTTGCAGCCCTGGGCGGACGACACAACTCTTCTCTCTGCCCTGCCATCGGCTACAGGTGGGAGATGTCTGCATCTCTATCAGTTTACAGAGCTTGAACAGTAACTCAGTGTCTCAGGCCAGCTGTGCTCCCCCAGGCCAGCTGGGTCCCCCCCGAGAAAGGCCTGAGAGGACGGTCTTGGGACCCAGAGAGCTATGTGACAGTGAGGGGAAGAGCCAGccggcaggagagggctcccatGTGGTAGAGCCTTCCCAGCCTGAGCCTGGTGCTCAGGCCTGCTGGCCAACCCCGAGCTTCCAAAGATACGGCATGCAAGGGGAGGAGGCACGGGCTGCGCTGCTCCGTCCCTCTTTCATTCCACAGGAGGTAAAGCTGTCCATTGAAGGGCGTTCCAATGCGGGAAAATGA